From the genome of Chlorocebus sabaeus isolate Y175 chromosome 2, mChlSab1.0.hap1, whole genome shotgun sequence, one region includes:
- the OGFR gene encoding opioid growth factor receptor isoform X2 — MRRTRRTRTARTARPPARGTRTRGTRTRTRNRRSRGRRGPARSRMTGSRNWRATRDMCRYRHNYPDLVERDCNGDTPNLSFYRNEIRFLPNGCFIEDILQNWRDNYDLLEDNHSYIQWLFPLREPGVNWHAKPLTLREVEVFKSSQEIQERLVRAYELMLGFYGIRLEDRGTGTVGRAQNYQKRFQNLNWRSHNNLRITRILKSLGELGLEHFQAPLVRFFLEETLVRRELPGVRQSALDYFMFAVRCRSQRRQLVHFAWEHFRPRCKFVWGPPDKLRRFKPSSLPRPLEGSRKAEEEGSPGDPDHKASTQGRTCGPEHSKGRGRVDEGPQPRSVEPQDAGPLERSQGDEAGGHREDGPEPLSPKESKKRKLELSRREQPPTEPGPHSASEVEKIALNLEGCALSQGSLRTGTQEVGGQDPGEAVQPCPQPLGARVADKVRKRRKVDEGAGDSAVVASGGSQTLALAGCPAPLGYPKAGHSENGVEEDTEGRTGPKEGTPGSPSETPGPSPTGPAGDEPAESPSETPGPSPAGPAGDEPAKAGEAAEVQDTEAKPSAKSGKP, encoded by the exons atgCGGAGGACGCGGAGGACGAGGACTGCGAGGACGGCGAGGCCGCCGGCGCGAGGGACGCGGACGCGGGGGACGAGGACGAGGACGAGGAACCGGAGGAGCCGCGGGCGGCGCGGCCCAGCGCGCTCCAG GATGACAGGGTCCCGAAACTGGCGAGCCACGAGGGACATGTGTAGGTACCGGCACAACTACCCG GATCTGGTGGAACGAGACTGCAATGGGGACACGCCAAACCTGAGTTTCTACAGAAATGAGATCCGCTTCCTGCCCAACG GCTGTTTCATTGAGGACATTCTTCAGAACTGGAGGGACAACTATGACCTCCTTGAGGACAATCACTCCTACATCCAGTG GCTGTTTCCTCTGCGAGAACCGGGAGTGAACTGGCATGCCAAGCCCCTCACGCTCAGGGAAGTCGAG GTGTTTAAAAGCTCCCAGGAGATCCAGGAGAGGCTTGTCCGGGCCTACGAACTCATGCTGGGCTTCTACGGGATCCGGCTGGAGGACCGAGGCACAGGCACAGTGGGCCGAGCCCAGAACTACCAGAAGCGCTTCCAGAACCTGAACTG GCGCAGCCACAACAACCTCCGCATCACGCGCATCCTCAAGTCGCTGGGTGAGCTGGGCCTTGAGCACTTCCAGGCGCCGCTGGTCCGCTTCTTCCTGGAGGAGACGCTGGTGCGGCGGGAGCTGCCGGGCGTGCGGCAGAGTGCCCTGGACTACTTCATGTTCGCTGTGCGCTGCCGGAGCCAGCGCCGCCAGCTGGTGCACTTCGCCTGGGAGCACTTCCGGCCCCGCTGCAAGTTTGTCTGGGGGCCCCCAGACAAGCTGCGGAGGTTCAAGCCCAGCTCTCTGCCCCGTCCGCTCGAGGGCTCCAGGAAGGCGGAGGAAGAAGGAAGCCCCGGGGACCCCGACCACAAGGCCAGCACCCAGGGTCGGACCTGTGGGCCAGAGCACAGCAAGGGTAGGGGCAGGGTGGATGAGGGGCCCCAGCCACGGAGTGTGGAGCCCCAGGATGCGGGACCCCTGGAGAGGAGCCAGGGGGATGAGGCAGGGGGCCACAGGGAAGATGGGCCAGAGCCCCTAAGCCCCAAGGAGAGCAAGAAGAGGAAGCTGGAGCTGAGCCGGCGGGAGCAGCCCCCAACAGAGCCAGGCCCTCACAGTGCCTCGGAGGTGGAGAAGATCGCTTTGAACTTGGAGGGGTGTGCCCTCAGCCAGGGCAGCCTCAGGACGGGGACCCAGGAAGTGGGGGGCCAGGACCCCGGGGAGGCCGTGCagccctgcccccaacccctggGAGCCAGGGTGGCTGACAAGGTGAGGAAGCGGAGGAAGGTGGATGAGGGTGCTGGGGACAGTGCTGTGGTAGCCAGTGGTGGCTCCCAGACCTTGGCCCTTGCCGGGTGCCCTGCCCCATTGGGGTACCCCAAGGCTGGACACAGTGAGAACGGGGTTGAGGAGGACACAGAAGGTCGAACGGGGCCCAAAGAAGGTACCCCTGGGAGCCCATCGGAgaccccaggccccagccccacaGGACCTGCAGGGGACGAGCCAGCTGAGAGCCCGTCGGAgaccccaggccccagcccagcAGGACCTGCAGGGGACGAGCCAGCCAAGGCAGGGGAGGCAGCAGAGGTGCAGGACACAGAGGCGAAACCTTCTGCCAAATCTGGGAAGCCTTAA
- the MRGBP gene encoding MRG/MORF4L-binding protein — protein sequence MGEAEVGGGGAAGDKGPGEAATSPAEETVVWSPEVEVCLFHAMLGHKPVGVNRHFHMICIRDKFSQNIGRQVPSKVIWDHLSTMYDMQALHESEILPFPNPERNFVLPEEIIQEVREGKVMIEEEMKEEMKEDVDPHNGADDVFSSSGSLGKATEKSSKDKEKNSSDLGCKEGADKRKRSRVTDKVLTANSNPSSPSAAKRRRT from the exons ATgggagaggccgaggtgggcggcgGGGGCGCCGCAGGCGACAAGGGCCCAGGGGAGGCGGCCACCAGCCCGGCGGAGGAGACAGTGGTGTGGAGCCCCGAGGTGGAGGTGTGCCTCTTCCATGCCATGCTGGGCCACAAGCCCGTCG GTGTGAACCGACACTTCCACATGATTTGTATCCGGGACAAGTTCAGCCAGAACATCGGGCGGCAGGTCCCATCCAAGGTCATCTGGGACCACCTGAGCACCATGTACGACATGCAGGCACTG CATGAGTCTGAGATTCTTCCATTCCCGAATCCAGAGAGGAACTTCGTCCTTCCAGAAGAGATCATTCAGGAGGTCCGAGAAG GAAAAGTGATGATAGAAGAGGAGATGAAAGAGGAGATGAAGGAAGACGTGGACCCCCACAATGGGGCTGACGATG ttttttcatcttcaGGGAGTTTGGGGAAAGCAACAGAAAAATCcagcaaagacaaagagaagaattCCTCAGACTTGGGGTGCAAAGAAGGCGCAGACAAGCGGAAGCGCAGCCGGGTCACCGACAAAGTCCTGACCGCGAACAGCAACCCCTCCAGTCCCAGCGCTGCCAAGCGGCGCCGCACATAG
- the OGFR gene encoding opioid growth factor receptor isoform X1 produces MDDPDCDSTWEEDEEDAEDAEDEDCEDGEAAGARDADAGDEDEDEEPEEPRAARPSALQSRMTGSRNWRATRDMCRYRHNYPDLVERDCNGDTPNLSFYRNEIRFLPNGCFIEDILQNWRDNYDLLEDNHSYIQWLFPLREPGVNWHAKPLTLREVEVFKSSQEIQERLVRAYELMLGFYGIRLEDRGTGTVGRAQNYQKRFQNLNWRSHNNLRITRILKSLGELGLEHFQAPLVRFFLEETLVRRELPGVRQSALDYFMFAVRCRSQRRQLVHFAWEHFRPRCKFVWGPPDKLRRFKPSSLPRPLEGSRKAEEEGSPGDPDHKASTQGRTCGPEHSKGRGRVDEGPQPRSVEPQDAGPLERSQGDEAGGHREDGPEPLSPKESKKRKLELSRREQPPTEPGPHSASEVEKIALNLEGCALSQGSLRTGTQEVGGQDPGEAVQPCPQPLGARVADKVRKRRKVDEGAGDSAVVASGGSQTLALAGCPAPLGYPKAGHSENGVEEDTEGRTGPKEGTPGSPSETPGPSPTGPAGDEPAESPSETPGPSPAGPAGDEPAKAGEAAEVQDTEAKPSAKSGKP; encoded by the exons ATGGACGACCCCGACTGCGACTCCACCtgggaggaggacgaggaggatgCGGAGGACGCGGAGGACGAGGACTGCGAGGACGGCGAGGCCGCCGGCGCGAGGGACGCGGACGCGGGGGACGAGGACGAGGACGAGGAACCGGAGGAGCCGCGGGCGGCGCGGCCCAGCGCGCTCCAG TCCAGGATGACAGGGTCCCGAAACTGGCGAGCCACGAGGGACATGTGTAGGTACCGGCACAACTACCCG GATCTGGTGGAACGAGACTGCAATGGGGACACGCCAAACCTGAGTTTCTACAGAAATGAGATCCGCTTCCTGCCCAACG GCTGTTTCATTGAGGACATTCTTCAGAACTGGAGGGACAACTATGACCTCCTTGAGGACAATCACTCCTACATCCAGTG GCTGTTTCCTCTGCGAGAACCGGGAGTGAACTGGCATGCCAAGCCCCTCACGCTCAGGGAAGTCGAG GTGTTTAAAAGCTCCCAGGAGATCCAGGAGAGGCTTGTCCGGGCCTACGAACTCATGCTGGGCTTCTACGGGATCCGGCTGGAGGACCGAGGCACAGGCACAGTGGGCCGAGCCCAGAACTACCAGAAGCGCTTCCAGAACCTGAACTG GCGCAGCCACAACAACCTCCGCATCACGCGCATCCTCAAGTCGCTGGGTGAGCTGGGCCTTGAGCACTTCCAGGCGCCGCTGGTCCGCTTCTTCCTGGAGGAGACGCTGGTGCGGCGGGAGCTGCCGGGCGTGCGGCAGAGTGCCCTGGACTACTTCATGTTCGCTGTGCGCTGCCGGAGCCAGCGCCGCCAGCTGGTGCACTTCGCCTGGGAGCACTTCCGGCCCCGCTGCAAGTTTGTCTGGGGGCCCCCAGACAAGCTGCGGAGGTTCAAGCCCAGCTCTCTGCCCCGTCCGCTCGAGGGCTCCAGGAAGGCGGAGGAAGAAGGAAGCCCCGGGGACCCCGACCACAAGGCCAGCACCCAGGGTCGGACCTGTGGGCCAGAGCACAGCAAGGGTAGGGGCAGGGTGGATGAGGGGCCCCAGCCACGGAGTGTGGAGCCCCAGGATGCGGGACCCCTGGAGAGGAGCCAGGGGGATGAGGCAGGGGGCCACAGGGAAGATGGGCCAGAGCCCCTAAGCCCCAAGGAGAGCAAGAAGAGGAAGCTGGAGCTGAGCCGGCGGGAGCAGCCCCCAACAGAGCCAGGCCCTCACAGTGCCTCGGAGGTGGAGAAGATCGCTTTGAACTTGGAGGGGTGTGCCCTCAGCCAGGGCAGCCTCAGGACGGGGACCCAGGAAGTGGGGGGCCAGGACCCCGGGGAGGCCGTGCagccctgcccccaacccctggGAGCCAGGGTGGCTGACAAGGTGAGGAAGCGGAGGAAGGTGGATGAGGGTGCTGGGGACAGTGCTGTGGTAGCCAGTGGTGGCTCCCAGACCTTGGCCCTTGCCGGGTGCCCTGCCCCATTGGGGTACCCCAAGGCTGGACACAGTGAGAACGGGGTTGAGGAGGACACAGAAGGTCGAACGGGGCCCAAAGAAGGTACCCCTGGGAGCCCATCGGAgaccccaggccccagccccacaGGACCTGCAGGGGACGAGCCAGCTGAGAGCCCGTCGGAgaccccaggccccagcccagcAGGACCTGCAGGGGACGAGCCAGCCAAGGCAGGGGAGGCAGCAGAGGTGCAGGACACAGAGGCGAAACCTTCTGCCAAATCTGGGAAGCCTTAA
- the OGFR gene encoding opioid growth factor receptor isoform X3 — MDDPDCDSTWEEDEEDAEDAEDEDCEDGEAAGARDADAGDEDEDEEPEEPRAARPSALQSRMTGSRNWRATRDMCRYRHNYPDLVERDCNGDTPNLSFYRNEIRFLPNGCFIEDILQNWRDNYDLLEDNHSYIQWLFPLREPGVNWHAKPLTLREVEVFKSSQEIQERLVRAYELMLGFYGIRLEDRGTGTVGRAQNYQKRFQNLNWRSHNNLRITRILKSLGELGLEHFQAPLVRFFLEETLVRRELPGVRQSALDYFMFAVRCRSQRRQLVHFAWEHFRPRCKFVWGPPDKLRRFKPSSLPRPLEGSRKAEEEGSPGDPDHKASTQGRTCGPEHSKGRGRVDEGPQPRSVEPQDAGPLERSQGDEAGGHREDGPEPLSPKESKKRKLELSRREQPPTEPGPHSASEVEKIALNLEGCALSQGSLRTGTQEVGGQDPGEAVQPCPCCKGWGLRSCCGLPSGSAP; from the exons ATGGACGACCCCGACTGCGACTCCACCtgggaggaggacgaggaggatgCGGAGGACGCGGAGGACGAGGACTGCGAGGACGGCGAGGCCGCCGGCGCGAGGGACGCGGACGCGGGGGACGAGGACGAGGACGAGGAACCGGAGGAGCCGCGGGCGGCGCGGCCCAGCGCGCTCCAG TCCAGGATGACAGGGTCCCGAAACTGGCGAGCCACGAGGGACATGTGTAGGTACCGGCACAACTACCCG GATCTGGTGGAACGAGACTGCAATGGGGACACGCCAAACCTGAGTTTCTACAGAAATGAGATCCGCTTCCTGCCCAACG GCTGTTTCATTGAGGACATTCTTCAGAACTGGAGGGACAACTATGACCTCCTTGAGGACAATCACTCCTACATCCAGTG GCTGTTTCCTCTGCGAGAACCGGGAGTGAACTGGCATGCCAAGCCCCTCACGCTCAGGGAAGTCGAG GTGTTTAAAAGCTCCCAGGAGATCCAGGAGAGGCTTGTCCGGGCCTACGAACTCATGCTGGGCTTCTACGGGATCCGGCTGGAGGACCGAGGCACAGGCACAGTGGGCCGAGCCCAGAACTACCAGAAGCGCTTCCAGAACCTGAACTG GCGCAGCCACAACAACCTCCGCATCACGCGCATCCTCAAGTCGCTGGGTGAGCTGGGCCTTGAGCACTTCCAGGCGCCGCTGGTCCGCTTCTTCCTGGAGGAGACGCTGGTGCGGCGGGAGCTGCCGGGCGTGCGGCAGAGTGCCCTGGACTACTTCATGTTCGCTGTGCGCTGCCGGAGCCAGCGCCGCCAGCTGGTGCACTTCGCCTGGGAGCACTTCCGGCCCCGCTGCAAGTTTGTCTGGGGGCCCCCAGACAAGCTGCGGAGGTTCAAGCCCAGCTCTCTGCCCCGTCCGCTCGAGGGCTCCAGGAAGGCGGAGGAAGAAGGAAGCCCCGGGGACCCCGACCACAAGGCCAGCACCCAGGGTCGGACCTGTGGGCCAGAGCACAGCAAGGGTAGGGGCAGGGTGGATGAGGGGCCCCAGCCACGGAGTGTGGAGCCCCAGGATGCGGGACCCCTGGAGAGGAGCCAGGGGGATGAGGCAGGGGGCCACAGGGAAGATGGGCCAGAGCCCCTAAGCCCCAAGGAGAGCAAGAAGAGGAAGCTGGAGCTGAGCCGGCGGGAGCAGCCCCCAACAGAGCCAGGCCCTCACAGTGCCTCGGAGGTGGAGAAGATCGCTTTGAACTTGGAGGGGTGTGCCCTCAGCCAGGGCAGCCTCAGGACGGGGACCCAGGAAGTGGGGGGCCAGGACCCCGGGGAGGCCGTGCagccctgc CCCTGCTGCAAGGGCTGGGGCCTCCGGAGCTGCTGCGGGCTCCCCTCAGGCTCTGCTCCGTGA